Genomic window (Pseudomonas sp. MM211):
GGTCGATTCCGGCGGTGTTGCTGCTGGTTACCGTACTGCGCCAGTGGCCGGTGCTACTTGCCGTTCTGCAGCGCCTGCGCAGCGAGCCTTTGCTGTTGGCCGCCTTGCCGCTTTCCGCGGCACTGATCGGCGTGCAGTGGTTTCTGTTCGTGTGGGCACCGCTCACCGGGCACATGCTGGACGTTTCGCTGGGTTATTTCCTCTTGCCGCTGGCCATGGTGCTGGTCGGCCGGGTGTTCTATGGCGAGCGACTGCGGCCCTTGCAGAAAATTGCCGTGGCCTGCGCCTTTGCCGGCGTCCTGCATGAGTTGTGGCGTTCCCAGGCCTTTTCCTGGGTGACGCTGGTCACCGCGCTGGGCTATCCACCGTATTTCATGCTGCGTCGCTGGATGCGTCTTGATGCCCTGTCCGGGCTGATTCTGGAAATGCTGATGCTGGCGCCCCTGGCCATCTGGCTGATCCTGCAGTGGGCGCCGGACAACGTATTCGGCGAGTTTCCTCGGTTGTGGTGGCTGGTGCCGGGCATGGCATTGCTGGGCACCATCGCCCTGGCCGCGATGATGGCGTCGTCGCGGCTCCTGCCGCTGGGGCTGTTCGGCATCCTCAGTTATGTGGAGCCGGTGTTGCTGTTCATGGTTTCTCTGCTGTTTCTGGGCGAGCAGTTCGACTCCGGCCAGTTCCTCACCTACCTGCCCATCTGGCTGGCAGTGGTACTGGTGGGCTGGGACAGTGGACGTCTACTGATCAAACAATGGCGCATGCGGCCGGCCATCTGACAGTTTTCAACCATCCGTTCGGAGAAAGCATTCGGCCCCGGAGCGCGAACGCGGTAACCTATGCGGCTGATTTAGCATTTGCATCGAGGTTGCCCAGTGTTTGCCCAATTTGCCCTGCATGAACGCCTGCTCAAAGCCGTGGCCGAGCTTAATTTCGTCGAGCCGACTCCGGTACAGGTGGCGGCGATTCCGCCTGCGCTGCAGGGCAAGGATCTGCGCGTAACCGCCCAGACCGGTAGCGGCAAGACCGCTGCCTTCGTATTGCCGATGCTCCACCGCCTGCTCGGCGACGGTAATTCCAAGCAGCGCCTGAGCGTGCGTGCACTGATTCTGCTGCCGACTCGCGAGTTGGCCCAGCAGACCCTCAAGGAAGTCGAGCGCTTCGCCCAGTACACCTTCCTCAAGGCCGGTCTCGTCACTGGCGGTGAAGACTTCAAGGTGCAGGCCGCCATGCTGCGCAAGATCGACATCCTGATCGGCACTCCCGGGCGCCTGATCGAGCATGCCAACGCCGGCAACCTGCTGTTCGAAGACGTGGAAATGCTGGTGCTGGACGAAGCCGACCGCATG
Coding sequences:
- the rarD gene encoding EamA family transporter RarD, translated to MTLSGRGVVFSVSASILFALIPGYVQMLTPLDGFQVFAQRVIWSIPAVLLLVTVLRQWPVLLAVLQRLRSEPLLLAALPLSAALIGVQWFLFVWAPLTGHMLDVSLGYFLLPLAMVLVGRVFYGERLRPLQKIAVACAFAGVLHELWRSQAFSWVTLVTALGYPPYFMLRRWMRLDALSGLILEMLMLAPLAIWLILQWAPDNVFGEFPRLWWLVPGMALLGTIALAAMMASSRLLPLGLFGILSYVEPVLLFMVSLLFLGEQFDSGQFLTYLPIWLAVVLVGWDSGRLLIKQWRMRPAI